The Haliotis asinina isolate JCU_RB_2024 chromosome 16, JCU_Hal_asi_v2, whole genome shotgun sequence DNA segment TGAATCTTATTCACTACTTGTTCGGTCTTGAGGTGCCTGGACGAAGAGTCCTGGCTCTTCTCAGGAACACCAGGTTCTGTTACTGCTATCCAGTCAACAAAATCATGTAATTTCCCCGATACGAGTAGTTCGTCATCTTCAACCATAGGAATCTGATTTGCTTGATAAACAGTACTCCATAGTGTCTTCGATCCTCGGACGAATGTCCCAAGTCATTAAACACCTCAACAGGAAAGTATCTCGACTCACTTCCCCTCCTTATTTACACTGTACACAATGGGGCTTTGCTCCTGAACTGTAATGTCTTCATTTCATTACTGAATCTTATTCACTACTTGTTCGGTCTTGAGGTGCCTGGACGAAGAGTCCTGGCTCTTCTCAGGAACACCAGGTTCTGTTACTGCTATCCAGTCAACAAAATCATGTAATTTCCCCGATACGAGTAGTTCGTCATCTTCAACCATAGGAATCTGATTTGCTTGATAAACAGTACTCCATAGTGTCTGTAGATCAAACGGAATCAAGTCTCATGTGTTCAATGTATTACTTCAACAGAATAGAAAGCAAACACTGTTTTTACTAATAAATGTATCTACCTGACTGGATCGGGGAGGTGGGATTGCTGTGTCCAGAGTACTGACCGAGATTGAAGTGATGTGGGGTCAGTAGTGCTATGACGTTGATATAAGATAAGTGGGGGAGGCAGGGTATTGTCGGGGTATTTGCACAGACATTTATTTAGCGTGTTGTTGTGGCTATGTGTCCGACTTGGGGTCATGCTTGTTTTTATGACATCACGAATTACTCAGTATTCAGGAAGAGCTAGCAACCTTGAAGCATTTATCGTTTCGAAAACAAGTGATACGTGGGAGAGACAGGGGTATATAACACCCCAGATCCTCTTCGAAGACAAGACACGAAAAAATCAAACCAGAGCAGACGACAATTAAAAATCGACAGTCCGACACAGTCAATTTGAGAATCAGACGGCATTTGGAAGAAACAGATGGCGAACATGTTTTGGTTTGAAATTCCTGCTCATTGCATGCTGTGGGCGTCCCTACTGCTCCTCCCGTCCCTGGTAGAGAGTCACGGGCGTCTGCTGGAACCCCCATCTCGAGCCAGTATGTGGAGACTTGGTTTCAATACCCCACCAAATTACAACGACAACCAGCTATATTGTGGTGGTTACCAGGTGAGACCAAGGATATCTGTAGccaaaaacaaataaaggaatatACACTTTTCAAGaagtattttcttttaaaatgtcTTCTTTTTCTTGATGATCTGGCACCGTTGAATGTATTACAGAAGAATCCATCTACTCATACTTACACGAATCACATATATGGCCTATTTTGATATGTATATCTGAAATAATATCAAACGCAAATATCATTAGGTCCTCCCTCTATGTGCCATGATGGATGTCCGGTCTTAGCTGGATTTCAGCCCCACCATCAAACTCttcatttgtttacattaacgCGGCAAATAGTTTCTGCCACTTGACCAAGTTCACATTGATTTCCATTACAGAGACAATGGGAACAGAACAAGGGGAAGTGTGGTGTGTGTGGAGATCCCTGGGACGGAGTCCGCGAGAACGAGGCTGGAGGGAAGTACGCGAAAGGTATTATCGTCCGCAAGTACAATCAAGGGGAGACGATCACAATTACCATCGATCTGACCGCCAACCACAAAGGTAAGTTTCATTCTTGTTGCGCCATTTAAACGCTTGTAACgcatatgaatatatttgaaaaatgttatttgtcttcaccatggaaacatggcTTGATCAAGGTAAACACTAATAAGACAAATGCCCATTCCAAACAAATTCTCCAGGTTCCTTattaatttatatatttacattttgtttattgAAGATTGGGGAACAAAAGTTCCGCTGAGATAATTTTGTTCttccaaacaaaacatattgccGGAAGTTCCATTGATGTGTTTTTCTCCTTACTAACAGGTATTTTACTACAGAATAAATGTTTCGTTCTTCCTATTTCAAGGTTATTTTGAATTCCGCCTTTGCCCCAACAACGACCCCTCAACCCGTGTCACTCAGCAGTGTCTCGACAGACATGTATTGAAGCACACCGACGGTAGCACGCGCTTTAACGTCACAACGCCACGTGAAGGCAAATACAACATGGAGGTTAAACTTCCGGAGGAAGTGATGTGTTCTCAGTGTGTCCTGCAGTGGAAATACAACGCTGGTAAGTTTAACGATTAAACAAAAACTG contains these protein-coding regions:
- the LOC137268500 gene encoding uncharacterized protein, with amino-acid sequence MFWFEIPAHCMLWASLLLLPSLVESHGRLLEPPSRASMWRLGFNTPPNYNDNQLYCGGYQRQWEQNKGKCGVCGDPWDGVRENEAGGKYAKGIIVRKYNQGETITITIDLTANHKGYFEFRLCPNNDPSTRVTQQCLDRHVLKHTDGSTRFNVTTPREGKYNMEVKLPEEVMCSQCVLQWKYNAGNSWGCETSGLCCVGCGPQEQFYGCADVAIFSSNNHVETVHVTPSSGNKSGCSASGLWAGNSRIVTWCKTNCALGNCPSQFCSEGCRALGNQLY